The Oceanimonas doudoroffii sequence GCCTGCTACAGCACCACAGAGCCGACCACGGGTGCGGCCTTTACGCTCTGGCTGGCGCCGGAAGGCGGCCTGTTTTACCACCCCGGTGGTGAGGCGCTGCACCACTGCCGGGATCTGGCCCACTGGACCAAAATGGATAAATAACAATGAAAACATGGCTATTGCTCTGCGCCGGCCTGCTGCTTGCCTTTAATGCCTCGGCCAAACACCTGGTGGTGGGCATTACCCTGCACCCCTACTACAGCTATGTCAGCAAGGTGCTGGGCGACAAGGGCGAAGTACTGCCGCTGATTCAAAGCGGCTTCAACCCCCACAGCTACGAGCTGCAACCCTCGGATCTCAAGCGCCTTGGTCGCATGGATGCCCTGGTGCTCAACGGCATCGGCCATGACGAATTCGCCATGCACGCCCTGCAGGGGCTGGCGCTGCCGAACCTGACGCTGATCCAGGCCAACCAGGATCTGCCCCTGCTCGGCGGCGGCAACGGCGACAACAACTACAACCCGCACACCTTTGTGTCCATCGACGCCGCCATTCGCCAGCTGTATACCATTGCCCGGGAGCTGGGCCGGCTCGATCCCGATAACGCCGACGCCTTTCAGGCCAACGCCCTGGCTTACGGCCGCGAGCTGCGCGCCATGAAAAACCGCTACCGGCGCGAGCTGCTGGAGCTGGACTTGTCCGGCATCCGCATCGCCAGCACCCACAACGCCTATGGCTACCTGCTGCAGGAATTCGGCATCGGCATCGACACCGTGATCGAGCCGGCCCACGGCGTGGAGCCCAGCGCCAGCCAGCTGCAGAAAACCATCGACCGCATTCGCGAGGCCGACATTCACCTGCTGTTTACCGAGCTCGACATGGAAAATCGTTATGTCGACACCATCGAACAGGCCACCGGCATTCGCATTTATCATTTCTCCCATATGACCCACGGCGACTATGACCCCGAGCTGGTTGGCCGGGAAATGGAACACAACCTGCAAACCCTGGTGCAGGCGCTGCGTTTTGCCGCCGAGGAGGCCTGATGGGACCGGGCATTACCCTTGAGCGACTGGCACTGTCCCTTAATCGGGTGCAAATTCTGGCGCCGGTGTCCGGCCACATGGCGGCGGGCCGACTGCACGCCATTATCGGCCCCAACGGCGCCGGCAAGTCGTCGTTGATGAAGTGCCTGCTGGGGCTGCAACCCCATCAGGGCGAGATCATTCGGCACTGGCCCGGGCGCCCAGGTCGGTTGGCCTATGTGCCCCAGCTGGCCCGTTTTGAGCCTTCGCTGCCCATTACCATCGAAGAGTTCATGCTCACCACCCTGAGCCGGCGGCCACTGTTTGGTCGCTCTCGCCGCCGCTGCCGGGCGCGCATCGAGGCGCTGCTGACCCGGGTGGGGCTGGAGCACAAGCTGCATCTGCGCCTGGGCCAGCTGTCCGGCGGTGAGCGCCAGCGGTTGCTGTTTGCCCAGGGGCTGGAGCGTGACAGCCGGCTCTGGTTTCTGGACGAGCCCATGACCGGCCTCGACAGCGAAGCCGAAGGCCTGATCAACCGAGAAATACAGGCCCTTAAAGCGGCCGGCGCCACCCTGCTGGTGATCCACCACGACATGGACTGGGTGCGCCGCTTTGCCGATGAGGTGTGGCTGATTGACGGCGGCCTGCGTGCCCACGGCAGCCCTTTGCAAGTGCTTCCTCAATACGCTCAACCCGGACTGGAGGACTGCGCCTGATGGAAACCCTACGACAGGGGGTGCTGGCCCTTTATCAGGGCGGCGTGCTGCCCGACATGTTTCAGTATGCCTTTCTCACCAATGCCCTGGTGGCGGCCCTGGTGATGGGTCCGCTGCTGGGGGCGCTGGGTCCCCTGGTGGTGGTCAAGCGACTGGCGTTTTTCTCCGAGGCGGTGGGCCACGGTGCCCTTACCGGGGTGGCGCTCGGCATTCTGCTGGGCGAGCCGGCCACCCAGCCGCTGGTGGCACTGTTCAGCTTCTGCCTGATGTTCGCCCTGCTGCTGCACTGGGTAAAAAGCCGCACTCAGGTGCCCTACGACGCCCTGGTGGGGGTGTTTCTGTCGTTTGCCATCGCCCTGGGGGCGGCGCTGCTGCTTTATGTGGCCAAGAAGGTGAACGTGCACATTCTGGAAAACGTGTTGTTCGGCTCCATTCTCACGGTCAAGGACACCGACATTCTGGTGCTGGCGGTGATTGCTGCGCTGGCCCTGTGGCTGATCTGGCGGGGCGCCAACCGGGCACTGCTGGCCAGCCTGTCGCCGGAGCTGGCACAGACCCGGGGCATCAATGTGCGGCTGTATGACTACCTGTTCGTGCTGCTGATCGCCCTGGTGACGGTGGCCTCGGTCAAGGTGGTGGGGGCCATTCTGGTGGGCGCCCTGCTGCTGATCCCCGCCACCACGGCGCGGCTGATCAGCCGCAACGGCCGCCAGTTTTTCTGGCTGTCGGTGCTGTTTTCCACCCTCAGCTGCCTGCTGGGCATAGTGGTGCCCATGGCCGGTGCCCTGCCCATTCCCTCGGGAGCGGCCATTGTTCTGTTTGCCGCCGTCGGCTTTGTGCTGGCACTGGTGCTGCGTCGCTGGAGAAACATCGAATGATCAAAAAAATCTGTCTGTTGCTGCTGTTGTGTCTGGGGTTTGGCGCCCAGGCCGCCGAACCCCGCCCGGTGCTGGCAAGCGCCGTGCCCGTACTCCATGCCCTGGGGCTGTCGCTGATGCAGGACACCGGTGTCGAGGTGGTTTATCTGCCGCCCCGGCGCCTGCCGGTGAACCGTATTCCCGGCTGGCTGGGCAAAGCCGATGCCGCCACATTGCCCGACGCCGCGGCGCTGCTGACCATAGAATCGGTATGGCCGGCGTTATCGACCTATCCGCTGTTGCGCCAGCGCAATATCGCGGTGATTCCGGTGGACGTGGCGC is a genomic window containing:
- a CDS encoding metal ABC transporter solute-binding protein, Zn/Mn family, giving the protein MKTWLLLCAGLLLAFNASAKHLVVGITLHPYYSYVSKVLGDKGEVLPLIQSGFNPHSYELQPSDLKRLGRMDALVLNGIGHDEFAMHALQGLALPNLTLIQANQDLPLLGGGNGDNNYNPHTFVSIDAAIRQLYTIARELGRLDPDNADAFQANALAYGRELRAMKNRYRRELLELDLSGIRIASTHNAYGYLLQEFGIGIDTVIEPAHGVEPSASQLQKTIDRIREADIHLLFTELDMENRYVDTIEQATGIRIYHFSHMTHGDYDPELVGREMEHNLQTLVQALRFAAEEA
- a CDS encoding metal ABC transporter ATP-binding protein, whose translation is MGPGITLERLALSLNRVQILAPVSGHMAAGRLHAIIGPNGAGKSSLMKCLLGLQPHQGEIIRHWPGRPGRLAYVPQLARFEPSLPITIEEFMLTTLSRRPLFGRSRRRCRARIEALLTRVGLEHKLHLRLGQLSGGERQRLLFAQGLERDSRLWFLDEPMTGLDSEAEGLINREIQALKAAGATLLVIHHDMDWVRRFADEVWLIDGGLRAHGSPLQVLPQYAQPGLEDCA
- a CDS encoding metal ABC transporter permease encodes the protein METLRQGVLALYQGGVLPDMFQYAFLTNALVAALVMGPLLGALGPLVVVKRLAFFSEAVGHGALTGVALGILLGEPATQPLVALFSFCLMFALLLHWVKSRTQVPYDALVGVFLSFAIALGAALLLYVAKKVNVHILENVLFGSILTVKDTDILVLAVIAALALWLIWRGANRALLASLSPELAQTRGINVRLYDYLFVLLIALVTVASVKVVGAILVGALLLIPATTARLISRNGRQFFWLSVLFSTLSCLLGIVVPMAGALPIPSGAAIVLFAAVGFVLALVLRRWRNIE